The segment taacttttttttcttatcggTTATACGCTCTATAATATGAAAGAAtatcattttaatgttttttgttaCACCAAAGTTCTCATTTAAGAATTTTAATGCATTATATATAAACACatcgattttataaataattttatttaactcaAATATTATTGATTGAAAAAGTGTAATTTATAGAAACATAAAtgcttttcaattatttttaatctgTTTGAAAATATCAGAAGGATACTATTTGCGAGGGGGAGATATACCAATTTTAGGCAAAAATATTTATTCCGATGGCAATGAATATACATGCCAAATCTAATTGATACGCAGTTTTATTCTTAACATAATGTTTTAAATTCAAGTgcattattataaattaataatatgctTCTgagtttcttatttttttagtcATGAAAATGCTTCAGACTTGTTGGTGGTTGGTACCACTTTCAACAGCGAGTCTATGTGTCTTTCATGCGAATAAAATCCATTACTCATTAATGTCTATCAATGTCATTTTGTCATTTGCTGAAACACATGCTCTCACAGAGGAAGGAATAATAACACATTCAAATTCAGTTGCAAGAATTgaaatgatttaaaatagtGTAAAGGGTTATTATACATATCCATTTGTAAgtaatctctataatattatttaacaagTCAGTTTCATACATGTCGCGTTCACGTTAGTTTTAATGATAGTTTATTACCGAGATAcccttaataaaattaaaaatattttatttaaatactattattaaaaaaatttatttagtttccttttaaaaattttccaaacaacatatataataaaaagaaaacatttataaaatttaaaaacggaaatatatgtatttataatatgttttcattaaaaagggaagtttacaaaataataatattccaTTTAagacatatttttaaataacataaaatataatttgaattattaaaatactttctttacatatatatatatatatatatatatatatatttgatgaaaaaatatattttatataatgtgatctcataaaaaaaaacttcacaCAGATAATCTTGAcactagaaaaataaatattatttcttttaaaacataattttaaacaatacaataatattattattttaaaacatacttTCAAACAGTCATATATTTAACtacaataagaatatataaatttagaataataatttatttattttttaaatataaattaaaggttgagtcaaaacatattaataaatgaaaataaaatattaaccaactgttacaatttagttcttttgtaaaatttatgcATATGCATGAAACTTCAGAATATtatctttatattattttttgtaatttggaAATCACACACtttagattattttttatttcattctaagcacaatatatcttaagGGATACATAATCttattaaaatgtatttacatatctaagacaacaaccaacttaaatgcaaataagaaaattaatcaaaattttaatatacttaGAATAACAAATATTATAGTTAAATTCATAGAAATAGATGTAATCCAATATAtccaaatgataactaaatcgactttaaaataacaaaaacaactAAATATAACATACCTAAAATCATATGTctaattaaattaatactccctctgtttcataaagttatatattttagaaaaaaaattgtttcaaaaagatctaTTGCATTTtcaatgcatgttttattaactaattgcaaactCCAAAAATCTTAATtgcatttattatatttttattggcttaaaattatgggaaaaaagataatcacaaaaaaattatgcaaatttaatgtcttttattaaaatgtgtgaaaaatctaaaatatataacattttgaaacgaagggaatatagtattattaatataaattatgtatacaaattatatatttatttaaaactaaaactaaatatCAATCAATTGTTATAGTgtatttactttataaatatttatacacgTGCTTGAGCACTGGAAAATCATCTAGTATAGCAATATATTACATAACATATTGAGTTGTTCACATGCATTTTGAAtcttcttgaagttgaagtatagctcaatttttttttagattttattttaaagaagtATAGCTCGAATTTAGAAAGTTTCATACATACAGTATTTGTGTTTAGGTCGAACGACCTCTGCAGAGAAAACCATACATgtgttatcaaaaaaaaaacaaacattaaattaatatttatacaatttaatgaataaaatatttagaactTAGAAGTGTTTAAttcataattaacaaaaatatggAAAAGTTTACAACATTTGCATAGTTtacaaataaattttacaatataatCACATACACTAAATATAAATggtagttttattttttgtagttTTGATTAGAACcgacaaataatttatttagtaCCACCAAATTATAACAAATATTATGAAAGGAGATTAATTTTACCTTTCAACAAGAACAAAATAttgaattaataatttaaataaaatcactcattatttttgatgataaaatatGTCTTTTGTATCAGTGTCTAGTTGCTTCAAGTCTTTATAAtgtatgatgttttttttttttttgacaaactgTAATGCATGTTGTTGCTAATTAAAATGatgaatatgaaatttattGTTGATTATGGAAATAGTGTATGTACCTATATACTATTTTAAACAAAACAGAGTGTGACcaatagaaacaaaaaaaaaactactttaaAGTTGATAATATGGCTTAAAATCTACACAAATTTGAAATCATCTAGCATAAATCCTCTGAACGTACGTTGGCGAGTCATGGTATGTCAACAAGATTATTACACTTTTAGTGATATTTGCTAATGGCAATATAACTAACCATGATCCTACATTATAAATctacttttgatttttttttctaactcgAATGTACCCTACAATCACATTAgaagataaaaattttaatgtaaaaactCCCCAACTAAGTTTGTTTCGGATAGAAACCCATAAATTAAAGATTCAACATAAAATCCCATAACCTCATTAGTTGTAATGAATTATAGTCTGCCTCCATTACTTGGGCCGGAAAGTCTTAAAGCAACATGATTTGTTATTAAAACATCACGATGTTTAAGTAAAATGTCATGTTGTTTACCATTTTACTCTAAAGTGTCTTAACAATCCCCAAATTGCTGTGAGATTAGAACGATGAAACCCCTAATTAGCGAAAGAGAAGAGTTTTGAGTTTCATTTGGTGATTGTGAGAGTTCAAGAGAGGCTGAGTTATAGTCTGGTGACAAAGTTGAAACCGAGAAGCTGGATTGAGTTTGGTGGGAGAGTTGAAACTGAGAACCTGATTTTGAGAGAGACTGAGTTCGAGTTGTTAGGAAGATGATTAGGTaagttttatttgtttatatctCAATTTATCTGgggttttgtgatttttatTGATTTGATTATGTGTTTTAATTGTCGCAAAACTGGACACAAACAAACGCAAATGTACGCTACCTTCTGTGTCCAAGCCACCAAATATTCGAGAAGGAAAATCCTCAAAAAATAGAAGACAACCTCTCAACCCGGTGAATCAACAACTGAAGTAGGAGAAACAGTCACTGAACTCGCTTCACCTTAGCACACTAGAGTTGGCTCATCGAAAAActttctttctaatttttttttttgtaactcgACTTTAAAATCCATGTTTTGGTGTTTCGGAATAACTAGGCTTAAACTCATTTGAACCATGTTTTTACCATGTTTTGTTGTAACTCATGGTATGGTCGTTAGAACCATTAAAATGAAGTGAACAATGTTCCTTGTTTCTATGTGTCTTCAAGGGTCATGTTATTTGTTTCCTACAACGACAAGTGCAAGAAATATTATATCTTTAAGGGTCATGTTATGCATCAACTCTTCAAACACAACAATAGtcataaaaaaagttaaaaaaacacTTGAAACACTATCAAATGTCATATAAAAAGGCTTAAGACATCATTTAAACCACAATGATGATAGTCTTAGAACAAGCTACAGCCACAAATGACAGTCCTAAATACTATTTCACATTcgaaaactaaacaaaaatcaatTGAAACCAACACCTTAcgaattttattattaaaacaaaaaattaattaggAAGAGGAACCATTTCACATTCGAATGAATTACCTAATTTCTGTTTCGGATTTTTCCTGAGTCAGATATAAAGAAGAAAGTCGGGTTGTTTTTGTGTTGTCATTATAACTAATCGGGGGATTTCAAATATTAAACGGTCCAAGTAATGGAGGGGCCAATTCATTACGATTAGTGAGGTTGGTTTTTTTTATGTTGAATCTTTAATTTAGGGATTTATACCCAAAAAACTTGATTGgggcggggggggggggggttctTAAAAATCCTAGAAAATACAACAAACGAAATGACATGCACCTCTATTTCATTTCTATATTTTCCTCCAAAATaaagaaactctattatagatgtgaatttgctccaatgtatgcctcttAATAGAGTTTTATCTATTTATAggggaaaatatagagaatTGTTATTTTCAATCTGATCATTTACATAAATTAgaatatactttttattatttttttattgcaaAACAAGCAATCACATTCAAAGAtacaaagaacaaaaatatacGACATACACAAAGAGAGAAAGTTCTAATTTGTTTCTAACAAGACACAGTAATTTAGCTAATCatcattttcttaaattaaaatatattttttttgtttttacttctttttgcaaaaaaaaaaaaaacaatcacattCGAAGATACAAATAGGGGTGAGCAAAATATctgtaaattttaattcaatttgttttccgttttgatttgaactaaaaaatctggatatccgtaACTATACGctgaaaacaaatattaagaTCTAATATCCATAGGAAACGAAGAAAatcacaaataataatatttataggaTTTGATATTCGATTCAATTCGTTATAtgaatataaatacatatattaaagaattatatatgtacattatataattattatctaTTTATGTAAGTTTTACAATACTTTATTTATGAAATTGGCAATTTTAGTTATTAGAATTatagaaagtaaataaatgtttattttcataaaatattactgcttatattattttggattatttattttatctgtACGGATTGAATCGAATGATATCtggttaaaaatataaattttgtggATATTCAGACATCAAATACTACAAATCGAATCATATTGGATAACTGATTATTCGGATGAAACGGATCAGATAACAAATACTTTTAAAACTCTCGATATTTGATTTGTGTCTACCCTGAATACAATGAACAACAATGTATGACATCCATAAAGAGAGAAAGTTCTAATTTGTTTCTAACAAACATAgcaatttaaataataatcattTGCCTAAATTTTTGTTAAACAAACAATCACATTGGAAGGTACAAAGAACAAGAAAATATATGACATGCACAAAGAGAGAAAGTTTCAAATTGTTTCTaatgaaaaaagaaacaaataatcaAAGACTAGATTATTACCATATTTATAACAACAATAATTGGAAAATagagattttattttatttacacaaAGGATGGAGACAAGTCAAACGGGACAAAGGTGACGGAATCGAAGTTTTATCCACAAATCGAAATTCCCCGCCGAAAATTTCAGACACAACAAAGAAACTCGTAGCCCGAAGCCTGACGTCATGTCTTCCGAAACTACGAAAAGACCCCTAGATACTCTGTGTTGATAGAGGGGTACTCTAGTCTTTGTACACGACTCCCTCTCAACAGTCCAATCAAATTCAAAACCTCTGTTACATAATAATCAGAAGACACGACGTAAGGGAAGCTGCACGCTTATGCAACGATGTCGTTTTGTGcgaaacttaaaataaaaatttatgccGTTTTGTCTCTTTATAATTAAAAcagtgaaaagaaaaaaaaatgtgacgTTTATTTCCTTTCTCTGCAATTCTTCTCTTCACATCTCTCAAAAATCTTTGGCTTCAACTCATCAAAAACCGATTGTGACATCTCTGAGTTTCCGAACATAAACTAGGGTTTTGTCTGAACGGGGTTCGTTTCGTGAGTTCACGTGAAGTAGAGTCTAGCACAAACAGTGACTATGATGGAGGTTATAGAGAGAGATATGGGGACGGAGACAGAGAGGGATacggatgaagatatggagacAGATGAGCCAATGGTGTTCGAAGTAACTGAAATCGATCTGGAGTATGAGTTTGATGCTGCTCGCTGGTGCGATTTCACTCGAGAGGAGTCTCCGTCGGAGTCTCGTGTTGCCGAACTCTGGTTCGAGACCGCTGAGTCTTACCCACCTTCTCGTGAGTACCGTTGAACTCCAAAGTTTACGACTTTAATTGAAATCTAAACATCAATGTGATTGTTAATTGTGTTTAGTAGCAATCAATGACGTATTAAGatcaaagtttaatttttttttttttttgaattgattgtgtgtgtgtgtgttttttagCTTTTTCAATAAAACTGTTAATGATGAGAGAGGAGGTTTCTGATGAAAAGACGGAGCCTTTGTCAAAATCAGAAGATGTCCGGGACCGGGAGAGCGACATAGATATCTCCCAGGACCAGCATTGTCTAGCCACAGATGTGAATGAAACAGgtgaattttaatattatgcTTGCATTACCTTTTTTACACTGGTTTTGTTGAAGTCCTTACAAGTTAATGCTTTGATGTGACATTTTCAGCAAATGAAATGAAGTCTGGAGTTTTTAACTTCATTCAAAGGGGTGGTGAATTAAAGAATGTTCCAAATGAGTCTTTGCTTAAAGGTGGTCATTTTTACCATCATATCATCATGTCTATTGTTACAATCTTATTTGGTATTTTACTTCATTGACAATACATAGTTATAGCTGCTACTTTTTTATTGTTTAGTCCTTTTTGCCTTTCTGTCCAAAATCTCACGTCCTCTACCTTTTAACCAGGACCAACGATTAGCAATCACGTACACAATGATAAAGTAAAATGCAGAACAAAGTCAAGTTCTAGGCAGATACCAAGAGGTTCAACATTGATGAAGCCCACTGCTAGCCAATTGGCAAAACTAGATAATTCCAggtgattattattattatgagaATCATATATCTCTCTTGCTATTTTTCTCCtgtcaaatttatttttgttgatcTTCTAGAGTCCGTATGCAAGTGGATAAAACTAAGGAGAAAGGCTTGTTTTCTTCATCTGGATCTGAAGCACAGGCTTCTAAAAGACAGAAGCTCGATGGAGGTCTACTTCGCAAGGTAGAGTGTTTAGTAGTTCTAAATTTTTGTTGTGCGGAGTTGAAGTGTTTCACTAGACGCagtaaaaaaattctttttactCCGCTTTGACCTAAAATAAGCTCTTTTCACTTTTCAGGTTGCTGAAAAGACACAGGAGATGAATTTTGTCCACAAGGCAGTCAAGAAGGTTGGCTATCTGTTTCCTGAAAACATATGAATAATTTAAACTTGTTGTTGTCAATCGTTTAATCGGGTTGCTATGTTGTTTTACAGGACAGAACTCTTGAGAGGAACTTACAACATGGCAGGACAAAGACTACTGTCCCACAGGAGCCTGATTTTGCAACATCACATAGAGCAAATAGAATACGGTAAGTGCCTATAATAGATATTGGCTTGGCTGACAGTAAATAAATATAGTTATAGGAAAGTTCTCACCTTACAGGTTCTTGCACCAATGATTAATTTCAGGCAAAAGGACGATGCTAAGTTGGACCAGGACGCAACATCAGTATATAGATTCAAAGCACGCCCCTTCAACCGAAAAGTTAGTAGTACTATATGCTTGTAGAAgctgattaccaaaaaaaaaaaaacatggaaatcattttagttattttgtcCGTAGATCTTTGAGGCTCCATCGTTGCCTATTCGGAAGAAGAGCACTCCTAAACTACCAGAGTTTCAAGTAAGCATTAGAAACTAAAATAGATTTTACAGGCTTATCAGTTAATACATTAGATTTTTATATCTTATCAGGAATTTCACTTAAAGACCTCAGAAAGAGCTATGCAACATTCATCAGCAGTATCAACGGGGAATAATTATCATAAGGTTATACATCAACTGAAACtttactaatttttatcaagTTATTCACCTtactaaatctttctttttGACAGGGGTCGTATAAGCCTGATACGAAAGCTTTTCTTGATGGTGTTAACAGGGAACCAAGAAGGTACTACCTATACAGTATTAAAGGGTTTCTTGCTTTCTTACTCTTTTAACTCTTGTATGAAACAATTATTAATTATTCTGTGTCCTTGAAATTCTAACAGACCCAGAGCTGCTGATATAGCTAAAGATGATGACAGAAAACACATTTTCAAAGCTCGTCCTCTTGACAATAAGGTATACTGTTTTTTATTTCCTAACGTTGTATCTGCTTTTGcttcaaaaaaatttcatacTAATAGGTACACACACTCATATGGGATTTGTTTCTTATTAACAGATAGTTTCAAGTAGACGAGACATTGGCATTTTCAGAAAAAGCAAGCGAGAAACCACAGTTTCCTTGGTAAGAGTCAGTCCATAGATTAATCTTTACACttggtgtatatatatatatatatatttcagtatGGAGTTTCATTTGTTTCTTTCAATTGGCTCAAACTGTGTGTTTTAGACACAAACTCGGGAGTTTAGTTTTCGCTCACAAAAGAAGGTTCAACAAGATTTGCCAACAGACCTTTTCAGTAAGGTAAAACTCACAGCTTTCATGATCAATTTGCTCCAAAAAACATTGCTTTAACAATGGTTTAAACTTACAGCTCTCTATAAAACCGGAGCTCCAGCCAAATAATGGATCTCGGTTAAGATCCCCTCAGCCTGAACAAGTAAAGGTTGCCTGCAACTTGTGAATCTTCATTTCATTTTACTTTCTGTCCCAACCTTATAAAATCATATTGAGTTTTTACTATCTTTGTTTCTTGGCGTAAGGGCTCCAAGGAAAATAGACTGAGCTCCTTTCAAGCAGGGAATGAAGTAAGCTAATTGATTCAAGCCTCTACTACTACCATAGCCACAATAATAATATCTTTGATCATTTTGACTAATACTTTAGTACGTCGCAGAGAACAAGGACGGTACAAGGTGGTATATGGACCACTAGGAGGTAAAGCTAGAAGCAGCTGGTGCAACTAaactaacaaaacaaaacatggTTTCCTTAGGGGTTACAAGTATTACCCAAAACGAAggctaacatattatgaagaaGTCAAATCAGGGGATGTGGTGTGTGACATTATATGGTCGgcttcattttgtttttttgggcAAATGAAATGTATATTGGTGGGATATTCTCCGTTCTTGACATGAATGAAATACAAAAATAGAGGTTCTAAACATCTCCTACTGCgtctgtcaaaaaaaaaaaaaaaacatctcccTACTGCgtaaccaaaatattaaaaaaatgtagaCGTATGGCCCAGTGATCTACGTGATGGAGGTAATAAATTAAGGCTTACAAAAAAGGATGTGGCTTCGTCCAGGTTCGAACTGGAGACCTTCAGTGTGTTAGACTGACGTGATAACCAACTACACCACGAAACCTTGTTGTACATaagttttgtttaaaatatataaattgagtttgtttgttttgttataaattTATGGCCTAACAAAAAAGCCCATAAAGGCCTTACACGTACAATTTCGACATGTGGAAGTCTTATTTACTTTCCATCATCTTCCCTTTCGTGTCGTGTCATCGATGTCTGGCTTTACCCTCCCCGCACGGTTGTTTCTCGCGTATCCCTCACGCGCTCTCCATCGTCTTCACCACTCAAAGCTTATGCTATACTGCAAAatgtcatcatcatcttcttcctcctctctcACACACTCCATCACGCTTCCGAGCCAACCCACGGAGCCTGTCAATGTCGCCGCAGCCGCGGGAGTCTCTGCCTCTGATTTCAGGCGAGTTGAGTGTTTGATCTTTCTCTCTAGACTCTCTGGTGAAAATGTTTTGTTGTAGGAACGCGATAGATTCGTCCTTGTTCAAGAATTGGCTAAGGAACTTAGAATCAGAGACTGGAATTTTAGCTGATGGGACAATGACATTGAAGGAAGTTATCATTCAGGTATAGTTTTAATCAGATAAAAGGCCTCACACAATTAAATGTTGTAATGTAAACAGCGCTTGTCTCTTTGATTAGGGTGTTGATATGTTTGGAGAAAGAATTGGCTTTCTCAAATTCAAAGCAGATATTTTGGACAAGGAGTCTGGTCACAAGGTATCTTATCATCTTCTTGTATCTGTATTCAACCATTGTTCTACTCTTGTTTATTTCTAAGCTCAGACGCCGTTAGGTTCCAGGTATTGTGTTTGCAAGAGGACCAGCCGTAGCTGTGCTCATTCTCTTGGAGTCTGATGATGGTGAGACTTACGCGGTTCTCACTGAGCAggtattcattttttttttgtgtgtgaatTGATTTATGTCGAAGTTAGTTAGTAAGATGATGTGTGTGTGTGGTATGGTTTGTTTTGTGAAGGTTAGGGTTCCTACTGGGAAGGTTGTTCTGGAATTACCTGCTGGGATGTTGGATGATGATGAAGGTGATTTTGTTGGTACTGCAGTTCGTGAGGTATGCCGATAATTCAATATCTTGAGAAGTTTAGAGTTGGAAAACTGCAAACGCAAATGATATGGCCTGCTAAACGCTTGCTTACGAACTTTGGTTGTTTTACCCGAGGTTGACAGTCTATTGGACTATGTGTTGGTTGTTTTTACATGACTGACACTTTTGCTTCGTTAGGTGGAAGAGGAGATTGgtataaaactaaaaaaggaGGACATGGTTGATCTCACTGCTTTCCTTGACCCATCTACAGGCCACCGGATCTTCCCTTCTCCCGTAATTAAAGCCATCTTTTCCTCCATGTCTTACAATGTGTGTGTAATATGGTTGGTTGTCGCTTTCTCACTTGGCGTTTCTCTGGTTCAGGGTGGCTGTGATGAAGAGATGAGCGTGTTTCTCTACAGACTTCAAGTGGAACAAGAGACAATCAAACAGCTACAAGGCAAAGAGACAGGGCTCCGCGAACATGGCGAGTTTATCAAAGTCCGACTAGTGCCGTACAGAGAGCTCTGGCGCAAAACAGCTGATGCTAAGGTTCTTATGAGCATTGGTCTCTACGAAATGGCGCAGAGAGTGGGTCTCGTCCCCATGCACTGAAACTAAACTCTGTAAtttgctctgtttcttcatTTTTAAACAAATCAAATATAAGCTGTTTGTCATTTTGCTCTGTTTATTCATTTTTCCTCTTGCTGACGTGGAACACTTCACCGCTCTCACTAGAAAAGGATAAATAGAATCAGGAAAAATAGGacaacaaattatatatatttgttatgtAGTCTTGTGTGTATCATAATTtgcatagaaaatatatttctaacTAGTCCTAGTGGAATTGTATTATCATATATGATCTTGTAGGTGATAATAGTCAGGGCCGGTCCA is part of the Brassica rapa cultivar Chiifu-401-42 chromosome A09, CAAS_Brap_v3.01, whole genome shotgun sequence genome and harbors:
- the LOC103839913 gene encoding protein TPX2 isoform X2; translated protein: MMEVIERDMGTETERDTDEDMETDEPMVFEVTEIDLEYEFDAARWCDFTREESPSESRVAELWFETAESYPPSPFSIKLLMMREEVSDEKTEPLSKSEDVRDRESDIDISQDQHCLATDVNETANEMKSGVFNFIQRGGELKNVPNESLLKGPTISNHVHNDKVKCRTKSSSRQIPRGSTLMKPTASQLAKLDNSRVRMQVDKTKEKGLFSSSGSEAQASKRQKLDGGLLRKVAEKTQEMNFVHKAVKKDRTLERNLQHGRTKTTVPQEPDFATSHRANRIRQKDDAKLDQDATSVYRFKARPFNRKIFEAPSLPIRKKSTPKLPEFQIFISYQEFHLKTSERAMQHSSAVSTGNNYHKGSYKPDTKAFLDGVNREPRRPRAADIAKDDDRKHIFKARPLDNKIVSSRRDIGIFRKSKRETTVSLTQTREFSFRSQKKVQQDLPTDLFSKLSIKPELQPNNGSRLRSPQPEQGSKENRLSSFQAGNERTRTVQGGIWTTRR
- the LOC103839913 gene encoding protein TPX2 isoform X1 encodes the protein MMEVIERDMGTETERDTDEDMETDEPMVFEVTEIDLEYEFDAARWCDFTREESPSESRVAELWFETAESYPPSPFSIKLLMMREEVSDEKTEPLSKSEDVRDRESDIDISQDQHCLATDVNETANEMKSGVFNFIQRGGELKNVPNESLLKGPTISNHVHNDKVKCRTKSSSRQIPRGSTLMKPTASQLAKLDNSRVRMQVDKTKEKGLFSSSGSEAQASKRQKLDGGLLRKVAEKTQEMNFVHKAVKKDRTLERNLQHGRTKTTVPQEPDFATSHRANRIRQKDDAKLDQDATSVYRFKARPFNRKIFEAPSLPIRKKSTPKLPEFQIFISYQEFHLKTSERAMQHSSAVSTGNNYHKGSYKPDTKAFLDGVNREPRRPRAADIAKDDDRKHIFKARPLDNKIVSSRRDIGIFRKSKRETTVSLTQTREFSFRSQKKVQQDLPTDLFSKLSIKPELQPNNGSRLRSPQPEQVKGSKENRLSSFQAGNERTRTVQGGIWTTRR
- the LOC103839913 gene encoding protein TPX2 isoform X3, with amino-acid sequence MMEVIERDMGTETERDTDEDMETDEPMVFEVTEIDLEYEFDAARWCDFTREESPSESRVAELWFETAESYPPSPFSIKLLMMREEVSDEKTEPLSKSEDVRDRESDIDISQDQHCLATDVNETANEMKSGVFNFIQRGGELKNVPNESLLKGPTISNHVHNDKVKCRTKSSSRQIPRGSTLMKPTASQLAKLDNSRVRMQVDKTKEKGLFSSSGSEAQASKRQKLDGGLLRKVAEKTQEMNFVHKAVKKDRTLERNLQHGRTKTTVPQEPDFATSHRANRIRQKDDAKLDQDATSVYRFKARPFNRKIFEAPSLPIRKKSTPKLPEFQEFHLKTSERAMQHSSAVSTGNNYHKGSYKPDTKAFLDGVNREPRRPRAADIAKDDDRKHIFKARPLDNKIVSSRRDIGIFRKSKRETTVSLTQTREFSFRSQKKVQQDLPTDLFSKLSIKPELQPNNGSRLRSPQPEQVKGSKENRLSSFQAGNERTRTVQGGIWTTRR
- the LOC103839915 gene encoding nudix hydrolase 14, chloroplastic, coding for MSGFTLPARLFLAYPSRALHRLHHSKLMLYCKMSSSSSSSSLTHSITLPSQPTEPVNVAAAAGVSASDFRNAIDSSLFKNWLRNLESETGILADGTMTLKEVIIQGVDMFGERIGFLKFKADILDKESGHKVPGIVFARGPAVAVLILLESDDGETYAVLTEQVRVPTGKVVLELPAGMLDDDEGDFVGTAVREVEEEIGIKLKKEDMVDLTAFLDPSTGHRIFPSPGGCDEEMSVFLYRLQVEQETIKQLQGKETGLREHGEFIKVRLVPYRELWRKTADAKVLMSIGLYEMAQRVGLVPMH